DNA sequence from the Streptomyces sp. CA-210063 genome:
CACGGCGGACGCCTCGCCGAAGCGGAGCTGCTCGAAGGCCGTCTCGTAGATGACCATCACGACCGTGCGCGTCGAGTCGCCGGGACCGCCCGCCGTGAGGACGTACGGCTGCTCGAAGACCTGGAGGGCGTTGATGATGCCGACCACGGACGCCACCAGCAGCGTGGGCGACAGCAGCGGCAGGGTGATGGCGAGGTGCTTGCGCACCCCGCTCGCGCCGTCCAGCGAAGCCGCCTCGTGCACCTCTTTCGGGATGGTGTTCAGGCCGCCGACGAACAGCAGGAACGAGAAGCCGAACTGCTGCCAGACGTACGCCAGGACCACGGCCGCCATCGCCCCGTTCTCCGAGGTCAGCCAGGGGACCGAGGGGATACCGACCGTGCCGAGGAGCCAGTTCACGGGGCCGAAGTCCTGGTTGAACAGGTACTTCATCACCACCGAGATGGACGCGGCGGACAGTACCAGCGGGAAGAAGAACGCCGAACGGAACACGGACCGCAGCCACTTGGGCATCCGGCCGTTCACCGCGATCGCCAGCACGAGCGCGATCAGCAACTGGAGTGCGACTGCGAGCGCCATGAAGACGAGCGTGTTGCGGAAGGAGACGAGGACCGTCGAATCGGTCAGGATCTCCCGGTAGTTGGCCGCTCCGGCCCACCGCGGGTCGTCGATCACGTCCCACTGGAAGAGGCTGAGGACGACCGAGCCGACGATCGGTACGACCGTGAAGACGACGATGCCGACGACGGTGGGCGCGAGGAACAGTACGGCGAGGAGGCGGGTGCCCCGGGTGCGGATGGTGGTGGCGGCCGTGGACTCGGATGCCTTACGGGTCTGACCGGTCCTGCGGTTCCCGCGGCTCTTGCGGGTGCGGGCGGGCTCCGGTCCTACGGGCCTGATCTCGGTGTTCGTCACACTTCACGCTCCATGGCCTTCTCCAGGTCCCCCTGCAGCCGGCGCAGCGCGGGACGCACCGCGCCGGGGCTCGCAAGAGCGGTTCCGGTGTGCTTGATCAGCAGCTGCTCGACCTCGTTGACCTGCGGCGGGGCCGGGATCGGGCCGCTGGTGGGGATCTTGTCGAGGGTGTCGTAGAAGACCTGCCAGTGGGCCGGTCCTGTCTCCCGGTAGCGGGCCTCGTCGACCATGGAGCGGCGGGCCGGAGTGGTCTGGTTGGCCGCGAAGAGCTGGGTCATCACGTCCTTGCGGGCGGTGTACTTGATGAACTCCCAGGCCTCGTCCCGCATCTTCGACGTGCGCAGCATCGCGTACCCGGCGGCGCCGAACTGGTGACGCCGGGTACGCCGGCGCGGGAAGTACCGCACGTCGTAGTCGGCCGGTTTCATGCCCGCCTGATGCAGGCCGCCCGCCCAGAAGCCGCCCGCGGGCGTGACACCGACGCGGCCGGTGGAGAAGACGCCGACGAGGTTGCGGCCGTCGCCGCCCTCCGGCCGGGTGCACAGGTCCTCCTGGACGAGGGAGGAGAGGTAGTCGTAGACCTCCGCGACGCGGTCGGAGTCGGCCAGGGGTGTCGTCCACCGGTAGCCGCCGCCCCGGCCGCGCCGCTGTGCCTCGGGATAGAAGGAGTTCCAGAGCCAGTCGCCGCCGGGGGCCTTGGACTCGGTGAGGAGGTTGGTGTCGTTGGCGAAGAGCCAGGGGACCACTCCGCCCCACAGCCGGTTGGTCCAGAAGTACGGGGTGAACCGGTCGCCGTTGCTGCGTTTCATCGCTCGCAGCAGCGTGGTGAAGTCGTCGTGGGTCCAGTCGTCGTCGGGGAGGTCGGCACCCGCGCGTTCGAGGACCCGGCTGTTGAGGTACATGTCGGCCGCGTTGAACTCGACCGGCAGCTGGTGGAGGCTCCCCTCGTACATCATCGACTCGACCAGCGAGGGATGGACGTCGGCGAAGTACGTGCGCAGCTCGGCCGCGTCCCGCTTCGCCCACCTGTCCAGCGGTACGCCGAGCCGCCGGGCGAAGAGCTGCACGCCCTCGGTGGCGACGTACACGAGGTCGGGTGCCGTACCCGCGGCGATCTGGGTGAGGATCTTGGAGAAGAAGTCCGACCAGTCGTAGGCCTGTACGGGGTTGATACGGATCCTGATGTCGGGGTGGACCTCGCGGAATCCGTCGCGCAGGGCGCGCTGCGCCTCGGGGTTGAAGGCGGAGCCCAGGGTGGCGATGACGAGCGAGCCGTCGTCGCGGCCGGGGATGTCGGCGGCGGTGAGGCGGTCCCAGCCGGCCGCGACACCGGCGAGAGCGGCGGCTCCGGCGCCGTACGCGCCGTAGCGCATCAGGGCCCGTCGGGAGAGGAGCGAGTCGGTCATCGGCGAGCCTAACTCGTGTTAGCCAAAGTTTGATTCATGATGATGAGAACCCCGCTGCGGCTCTGTCAAGGGATGTGCGCGGATGGGAGGTTACGAAGAGCGGCCG
Encoded proteins:
- a CDS encoding carbohydrate ABC transporter permease, giving the protein MTNTEIRPVGPEPARTRKSRGNRRTGQTRKASESTAATTIRTRGTRLLAVLFLAPTVVGIVVFTVVPIVGSVVLSLFQWDVIDDPRWAGAANYREILTDSTVLVSFRNTLVFMALAVALQLLIALVLAIAVNGRMPKWLRSVFRSAFFFPLVLSAASISVVMKYLFNQDFGPVNWLLGTVGIPSVPWLTSENGAMAAVVLAYVWQQFGFSFLLFVGGLNTIPKEVHEAASLDGASGVRKHLAITLPLLSPTLLVASVVGIINALQVFEQPYVLTAGGPGDSTRTVVMVIYETAFEQLRFGEASAVGVLLFALIMAVTALQFRLSRRYVHYQ
- a CDS encoding ABC transporter substrate-binding protein produces the protein MTDSLLSRRALMRYGAYGAGAAALAGVAAGWDRLTAADIPGRDDGSLVIATLGSAFNPEAQRALRDGFREVHPDIRIRINPVQAYDWSDFFSKILTQIAAGTAPDLVYVATEGVQLFARRLGVPLDRWAKRDAAELRTYFADVHPSLVESMMYEGSLHQLPVEFNAADMYLNSRVLERAGADLPDDDWTHDDFTTLLRAMKRSNGDRFTPYFWTNRLWGGVVPWLFANDTNLLTESKAPGGDWLWNSFYPEAQRRGRGGGYRWTTPLADSDRVAEVYDYLSSLVQEDLCTRPEGGDGRNLVGVFSTGRVGVTPAGGFWAGGLHQAGMKPADYDVRYFPRRRTRRHQFGAAGYAMLRTSKMRDEAWEFIKYTARKDVMTQLFAANQTTPARRSMVDEARYRETGPAHWQVFYDTLDKIPTSGPIPAPPQVNEVEQLLIKHTGTALASPGAVRPALRRLQGDLEKAMEREV